One Coffea arabica cultivar ET-39 chromosome 5c, Coffea Arabica ET-39 HiFi, whole genome shotgun sequence DNA window includes the following coding sequences:
- the LOC113690064 gene encoding putative disease resistance protein RGA3: protein MAELIVPKIIDQLSDALMKQLGEKVNLVMGVEEEVANISSKLATIEKVLHDAERRRLKDRSVGIWLEMLEDITYEMDDVLDEWNFKIHRAKNARTQPTLRNKVRSFIPSLCSCLKQLLVRSDIAQKIKKINEQLELTLKEADQFKFITSGGIPNSHDFQRIMTTSIIDESEVYGRESDMEKVLDQILSESSSQGRDGVQIISVVGAGGSGKTTLAQLLFNNDKVQNHFELRNWICVSDPFDQNRVAKAILENAGKSPPGLLELEPLLQLLKETFSGKRFLLVLDDVWTEDDSKWKPFQYSLKDGAPGSVILVTTRSQRVARVMGSTDTHHLSLISDSDCWLIMQRIAFGGKSGDLCKKVERIGQKIAEKCKGLPLAAKTMGSLLRFKDTVQQWQNVLDSEIWQLEKAAVELFPHLYLSYNELSPELKRCFSYCAVFPKDHVIYVERELIRLWIAQGYVRPRRRGESLELVGLEYFNNLAMGSFFQEIEKVEAYYGLTEYMVCKMHDIVHDFAQFLTKK, encoded by the coding sequence ATGGCTGAATTGATTGTTCCAAAGATAATTGATCAATTAAGTGATGCTCTCATGAAGCAGCTTGGGGAGAAGGTCAACCTGGTGATGGGAGTTGAAGAGGAGGTTGCAAATATCTCCTCTAAGTTGGCAACCATTGAAAAAGTGCTGCATGATGCAGAGAGACGAAGGCTGAAGGACAGAAGTGTTGGAATTTGGCTAGAAATGCTTGAGGACATAACATATGAGATGGATGATGTGCTGGACGAATGGAACTTCAAGATTCACAGAGCAAAGAATGCCAGAACGCAGCCTACACTGCGGAACAAGGTTCGTTCCTTTATCCCATCCCTTTGTTCTTGTCTCAAACAACTTCTTGTGCGTAGTGATATAgctcaaaaaataaagaaaataaatgaacaGCTAGAATTAACTTTGAAAGAGGCAGATCAATTCAAGTTTATTACAAGTGGGGGTATTCCTAATTCTCATGATTTTCAACGAATTATGACTACCTCAATCATAGACGAATCAGAGGTCTATGGTCGAGAATCTGATATGGAGAAGGTTCTTGACCAAATATTGTCTGAGAGTAGTAGTCAAGGAAGAGATGGGGTTCAAATTATCTCTGTAGTAGGGGCCGGGGGTAGTGGAAAGACCACACTTGCCCAGCTGCTCTTCAATAATGATAAAGTGCAGAACCACTTTGAACTTAGAAATTGGATCTGCGTATCAGATCCTTTCGACCAGAATAGGGTCGCGAAAGCTATCCTTGAGAATGCTGGAAAAAGTCCTCCTGGTTTGTTAGAGTTGGAACCACTGCTCCAACTGTTGAAAGAAACATTTTCCGGCAAGAGATTCCTGCTTGTCCTAGATGATGTCTGGACAGAGGACGACTCAAAGTGGAAGCCTTTCCAATACTCTCTCAAGGATGGAGCTCCGGGAAGTGTAATCTTGGTAACAACGAGGAGTCAAAGAGTGGCCAGAGTGATGGGATCTACTGATACTCACCACCTGAGCCTGATCTCTGACTCCGATTGTTGGCTAATAATGCAAAGGATAGCATTTGGTGGAAAATCAGGGGACTTATGCAAGAAGGTGGAAAGAATTGggcagaaaattgcagaaaagtgCAAGGGGTTGCCACTTGCTGCGAAGACTATGGGAAGCTTGTTACGGTTCAAAGATACCGTACAACAATGGCAGAATGTTTTGGACAGTGAGATATGGCAATTGGAGAAAGCAGCCGTGGAACTTTTCCCTCATTTGTATTTAAGCTATAACGAGTTGTCCCCGGAGCTGAAACGTTGCTTCTCATATTGTGCTGTCTTTCCCAAGGATCATGTGATATATGTAGAAAGAGAGCTTATTAGGCTGTGGATAGCACAAGGTTATGTTCGCCCAAGACGGAGAGGTGAGAGCTTGGAGCTGGTGGGCCTTGAGTACTTCAACAATTTGGCAATGGGttccttttttcaagaaatagaAAAGGTTGAGGCTTACTATGGGTTAACTGAATATATGGTGTGCAAGATGCATGACATAGTGCATGATTTTgcacaatttctcacaaaaaaaTGA
- the LOC113689060 gene encoding xyloglucan galactosyltransferase XLT2-like has translation MPPTFSSQRSSPPPPPPQHHYSPKKTKPSLLKTTFNSIKSQPGFRLTGWLVITLIFQALIIVFFLQDSSSAPAPSRLQSFQAPTDKECKFGRIYVYDLPPEFNADLLKNCNDLDPWKSRCNAVSKGGFGPKATNLGAVVPENLLPAWYWTDMYIGEVIYHVRVMDYKCRTLDPLQATAFYVPFYPGLAVGKYLWFNYTSKDRDRPSEMLLDWLTKQPYWKKSNGADHVFAFGRLTWDFRRQTDKDTDWGTSFIYMPLMKNVIKITVERSPWDELEFSVPYPTSFHPRSESDIVQWQSYIRSRTRHSLFTFVGATRTKIKNDFRGLLMDYCKSESGSCRVVDCSVTRCSDGATAILEAFLDSDFCLQPKGDGSTRRSFFDCMLAGSIPVYFWEGSFQGQYEWHLPINAKTYSVFINHNDVRNGENGTVRIRKVLEGYNKDEVKKMRETIIDLLPRLLYAESSKGLGNNTKDAFDVTMERVLRRIQLQNLRKKQNF, from the coding sequence ATGCCGCCTACTTTCTCTAGCCAGCgctcttctcctcctcctcctcctcctcagcaTCACTACTCACCCAAGAAAACCAAGCCATCCCTCCTAAAGACCACcttcaactccatcaaatctcAGCCGGGCTTCCGCCTGACCGGCTGGCTCGTCATTACACTGATTTTCCAAGCCTTGATTATCGTCTTCTTTCTCCAAGATTCCTCTTCTGCACCAGCGCCCTCGCGTCTGCAGAGCTTTCAAGCGCCTACCGATAAAGAATGCAAATTCGGTAGAATCTATGTTTATGATCTTCCTCCTGAATTCAATGCTGATTTGTTGAAGAACTGCAATGACTTGGACCCGTGGAAGTCACGGTGCAATGCAGTCTCCAAAGGTGGTTTCGGCCCAAAAGCCACCAACCTCGGCGCTGTTGTGCCCGAGAATCTCCTGCCCGCGTGGTACTGGACGGATATGTACATAGGGGAAGTGATATATCACGTTAGGGTGATGGATTACAAGTGTCGAACGCTCGATCCTTTGCAAGCTACAGCGTTTTATGTACCCTTTTATCCAGGGCTTGCTGTTGGGAAGTACTTATGGTTCAACTACACATCCAAAGATCGCGATCGTCCCAGTGAAATGTTGCTGGATTGGCTTACCAAACAGCCCTATTGGAAGAAAAGCAATGGGGCGGATCATGTATTTGCATTTGGTAGATTAACGTGGGATTTTCGAAGGCAAACGGATAAGGACACTGATTGGGGAACAAGTTTTATTTACATGCCATTGATGAAGAATGTCATAAAGATTACAGTGGAAAGGAGTCCATGGGATGAGTTAGAATTCAGTGTTCCATATCCTACATCATTCCATCCACGCTCCGAATCCGATATAGTCCAATGGCAAAGCTACATAAGATCAAGAACTCGCCACAGCCTGTTCACCTTCGTGGGCGCGACGCgtacaaaaatcaagaatgATTTCAGGGGATTGTTGATGGACTACTGCAAGAGTGAGTCTGGATCATGTAGAGTAGTGGATTGTTCTGTGACAAGATGCTCAGACGGCGCAACGGCAATACTTGAGGCATTCTTGGATTCAGATTTCTGCTTGCAGCCAAAAGGTGATGGTTCCACAAGAAGGTCATTTTTTGATTGTATGTTGGCTGGTTCAATTCCTGTTTATTTCTGGGAGGGGAGTTTTCAGGGTCAGTATGAATGGCATTTGCCTATCAATGCAAAGACTTATTCAGTTTTCATAAATCATAATGATGTGAGGAATGGAGAAAATGGTACTGTAAGAATTAGAAAGGTGCTTGAAGGGTACAATAAAGATGAAGTGAAGAAGATGAGAGAGACAATTATTGATCTTCTTCCAAGATTGTTGTATGCAGAATCAAGTAAAGGTTTGGGGAATAATACCAAAGATGCTTTTGATGTCACTATGGAAAGGGTATTGAGAAGAATCCAGCTTCAGAATTTGAGAAAGAAGCagaatttttga
- the LOC113690869 gene encoding BTB/POZ domain and ankyrin repeat-containing protein NPR1-like translates to MESGNELVSTLSFASSSYTSNGSSSHNMPSAGHEPGACLDMLSLTKLSGSLEKLLLDAEFDYSDAEIVVEGTSVGVNRCILASRSPFFHDLFKKSNAGSANGTKPNYVMTELVPQGKIGYETFMVFLNYVYSGKLKSSPTEVSTCVDESCAHDACGPAINYAVELMYASATFQMNELVLVVQRRLLNFVDKAFVEDVIPITIVAFHCKLNQLLSHSIQRIARSDLDDLTLEKELPHEVLTDIKSFRKQYDQDLQHDNGEVNFITDKRIRRIHKALDSDDVELLRLLLAESDITLDAAFGLHYAAAYCNPKVVTEVLSLGNANLNLRNSRGYTVLHVAARRKDPSVIVGLLSKGACVSDSTDDGRTSITICRRLTRPKDYNESTKQGQETNKDKLCIDVLEREMLRNPLAGNMSMSSMMVADDLVMRLLLLENRVALARVLFPREAKLAMEIANAHSTSEFAGLAASKASCGNLREVDLNEIPYEQVKRLQLRLQALQKTVETGRRFFPNCSEVLDRFLEDDMQETLLLENGPLEEHSTKKMRYMELKDEVLKAFDKDKAENNWVGLSSSSSCSSSPKAIAHHKAKKRQLF, encoded by the exons ATGGAAAGTGGGAACGAACTTGTATCTACCTTAAGCTTTGCTTCATCttcatatacatcaaatggttcCAGTAGCCACAATATGCCATCTGCTGGTCATGAGCCAGGGGCTTGTCTTGATATGTTGAGTTTGACTAAATTAAGTGGTAGTCTTGAGAAGCTTCTGCTTGATGCTGAGTTCGACTACAGTGATGCAGAGATAGTGGTCGAAGGAACTTCTGTGGGTGTAAATCGCTGTATCTTGGCCTCACGAAGTCCATTTTTCCATGATCTGTTTAAGAAGAGTAATGCTGGCTCTGCAAATGGAACTAAACCAAACTATGTCATGACAGAATTGGTGCCCCAAGGAAAGATTGGATATGAAACATTCATGGTTTTCTTGAATTATGTGTATAGTGGAAAACTCAAGTCTTCTCCAACTGAGGTTTCAACATGTGTTGATGAGTCTTGTGCTCATGATGCATGCGGCCCTGCAATCAACTATGCAGTGGAACTCATGTACGCTTCTGCAACGTTTCAGATGAATGAACTTGTTTTGGTTGTTCAG CGACGGCTTCTCAACTTTGTGGATAAGGCTTTTGTGGAAGATGTGATTCCCATAACTATAGTAGCCTTCCACTGCAAGCTGAACCAGCTTCTTTCACACAGTATCCAGAGAATAGCACGTTCAGATCTAGATGATCTTACTCTTGAGAAGGAGCTTCCACATGAAGTTCTGACTGATATCAAATCCTTTAGGAAACAGTATGACCAAGACCTGCAACATGACAATGGTGAAGTGAATTTCATCACTGACAAGAGAATCAGAAGGATACACAAAGCATTGGACTCTGATGATGTAGAATTGTTAAGATTACTTTTGGCTGAATCTGATATCACCTTGGATGCTGCTTTTGGCCTTCATTATGCTGCTGCCTATTGCAATCCTAAGGTGGTCACCGAGGTGCTCAGTCTGGGTAATGCTAATCTCAATCTTAGGAATTCTCGAGGATACACCGTACTTCATGTAGCAGCTAGGCGCAAGGATCCATCAGTAATTGTGGGCCTACTGAGCAAGGGAGCATGTGTCTCAGATTCTACAGATGATGGACGAACATCAATTACTATTTGCAGGAGGTTGACTAGGCCTAAGGATTACAATGAATCAACAAAGCAGGGACAGGAGACTAATAAAGACAAATTATGCATAGATGTCTTGGAGAGAGAAATGCTCAGAAATCCGCTTGCTGGTAATATGTCTATGTCCTCAATGATGGTGGCAGATGATTTGGTTATGAGGCTGCTGCTCCTCGAAAATAGAG TGGCCCTCGCGCGAGTATTATTTCCACGAGAAGCTAAGCTAGCAATGGAAATAGCAAATGCACATTCAACGTCAGAGTTTGCTGGCCTTGCAGCATCTAAAGCCTCGTGTGGGAATCTGAGAGAGGTTGATTTAAATGAGATACCATACGAGCAAGTAAAACGACTTCAATTGCGGCTACAGGCCTTGCAGAAAACAG TGGAGACTGGCCGGCGCTTTTTCCCCAATTGCTCAGAAGTTCTGGATAGGTTCCTGGAGGATGACATGCAAGAAACTCTGCTCTTGGAGAATGGTCCACTGGAGGAGCACAGTACAAAGAAGATGCGATACATGGAACTTAAGGATGAGGTTTTGAAGGCTTTCGATAAAGATAAAGCTGAAAATAACTGGGTGGGCTTGTCATCGTCTTCCTCGTGCTCATCTTCTCCCAAGGCTATTGCTCACCACAAGGCTAAGAAAAGGcaattgttttaa